The proteins below are encoded in one region of Telopea speciosissima isolate NSW1024214 ecotype Mountain lineage chromosome 10, Tspe_v1, whole genome shotgun sequence:
- the LOC122643705 gene encoding epsin-3-like has translation MGTVSLGNFKKQASFFLQERYKTIKLALTDVTPAELLAEEATESDTCGPDAKTMTRIAEASFDIDDYWRIVDVIHRRLCIVDWKQWRQSYKSLVLLDFLLTHGAEDFVEEFQCDKEVIEELGTFEHIDEKGFNWGSNMQKKSERLLKLLQGGEVLKLARYKALKVTKEIKGFGNSMASSSSSSPTSVYSRTSSFGSYSNGTLNESDEQSKSEQHPPPSRNLNEKNSVNEGLPSEKLCTYYTNSENNEGLHLWDSPIQESGSLVDSEEEKEGTNNFFGGICSKLGASSPSKYEGNGVFLRSFSDVGKAMKKKLDRQFSLRY, from the exons ATGGGTACTGTGTCCTTGGGTAATTTTAAGAAGCAAGCATCTTTCTTCCTTCAAGAGAGATACAAAACTATTAAGCTTGCCTTGACTGATGTTACTCCAGCAGAACT TTTGGCTGAGGAAGCAACAGAGAGTGATACATGTGGCCCTGATGCAAAAACAATGACTAGAATTGCAGAGGCATCCTTTGACATAGATGATTATTGGAGAATAGTTGATGTTATTCACAGGAG GTTGTGTATAGTTGACTGGAAGCAATGGAGGCAATCATACAAGTCCTTGGTGTTGCTTGATTTCCTACTCACTCATGGTGCTGAAGACTTTGTTGAAGAATTCCAATGTGACAAGGAAGTCATTGAAGAGCTTGGAACATTTGAACACATAGATGAAAAGGG GTTCAACTGGGGTTCAAATATGCAAAAGAAATCAGAGAGATTACTGAAACTCTTACAGGGTGGAGAGGTACTCAAACTAGCACGTTACAAAGCTCTCAAAGTGACCAAGGAGATCAAAGGCTTTGGCAATTCCATggcctcttcttcctcttcctcaccAACCTCTGTATATTCAAGAACTTCATCTTTTGGTTCATATTCTAATGGTACTTTGAATGAATCTGATGAACAGAGCAAAAGTGAACAACACCCACCACCCTCTAGGAATCTTAATGAGAAGAACTCAGTAAATGAAGGATTACCATCAGAAAAGCTTTGTACTTACTACACAAATAGTGAAAACAATGAAGGTTTACATCTGTGGGATTCTCCTATTCAGGAATCAGGTTCACTGGTTGATtctgaggaagaaaaagaaggaacaaATAATttctttggtggaatttgctcAAAACTTGGTGCCAGTAGTCCATCAAAATATGAGGGAAATGGGGTTTTCCTTAGAAGCTTCTCAGATGTTGGGAAGGCCATGAAGAAGAAACTTGATCGTCAGTTCTCCTTGAGATATTGA